From Drosophila yakuba strain Tai18E2 chromosome 2L, Prin_Dyak_Tai18E2_2.1, whole genome shotgun sequence, one genomic window encodes:
- the LOC26535431 gene encoding uncharacterized protein LOC26535431, translating to MCWLRIYFLCLVVTFCILFGVSHSTSDSICVLSDAPQQCGAFCLAALHPLYDQYSKSRQQEHSQEAMVKMIEDFRTEQKKIVNSEEAILKIIADSRAEQKELVNDSQEAMVKIIAESQAEQKEAMVKMIEDFRTEQKELLNHYYLDVRELLNELAANLTSTARRDESTLQSMPVTVPPGFQKIGSKYFLIEDNEWKTWTGAEETCREKGSHLATFRNEDEFEAVARRVHNETIFWLGYRRNSKGEMVRAAGKEESFMMRRLGELNQNGYNENVILYNLSIYYTNYKFALPFICQLDTVQER from the coding sequence ATGTGTTGGCtgcgtatttattttttgtgccTCGTCGTTACATTCTGCATCCTTTTCGGAGTGTCCCACTCCACCAGCGACTCCATTTGTGTCCTGAGCGATGCGCCTCAGCAATGTGGCGCCTTCTGCCTGGCAGCATTGCATCCACTGTACGATCAGTACTCCAAGTCCAGGCAACAGGAGCACAGCCAAGAGGCAATGGTGAAGATGATAGAGGATTTTCGGACTGAGCAGAAAAAGATCGTTAATAGCGAAGAGGCAATATTGAAGATCATAGCGGATTCTCGGGCTGAGCAGAAGGAGCTCGTGAATGACAGCCAAGAGGCAATGGTAAAGATCATAGCGGAATCTCAGGCTGAGCAGAAGGAGGCAATGGTGAAGATGATAGAGGATTTTCGGACTGAGCAAAAGGAGCTTTTGAATCACTACTATCTGGATGTTCGGGAGCTGTTGAATGAACTTGCGGCGAATCTAACTTCCACTGCAAGAAGAGATGAGTCCACCTTGCAGAGCATGCCAGTTACAGTGCCGCCTGGGTTCCAGAAGATTGGATccaaatactttttaatagAAGATAATGAGTGGAAAACCTGGACTGGTGCCGAAGAAACCTGTCGCGAAAAGGGCAGTCACCTAGCAACCTTCCGAAACGAAGACGAGTTTGAAGCCGTCGCAAGACGCGTCCATAATGAAACCATATTCTGGCTGGGTTACCGTCGAAATAGTAAGGGCGAAATGGTGAGGGCCGCCGGAAAGGAAGAATCGTTTATGATGCGGCGGTTAGGAGAACTCAACCAAAATGGTTATAATGAGAACGTTATCCTGTACAacttaagtatttattatacGAATTACAAATTTGCCCTTCCCTTCATTTGCCAGTTGGACACGGTTCAAGAAAGATAA